Proteins encoded within one genomic window of Haematobia irritans isolate KBUSLIRL chromosome 5, ASM5000362v1, whole genome shotgun sequence:
- the wal gene encoding electron transfer flavoprotein subunit alpha wal — translation MFATNTAVRGLLRTSVLHRCKSTLVVAEHNNEVLNPITLNTITAAKKIGGDVTVLVAGTKCGPASEAVAKVEGVGKVLVAENEAFKGFTAESLTPLVLAAQNQFKFTHILAGATAFGKNVLPRVAAKLDVSPISEIIDVQSEDTFVRTIYAGNAILTLRSKDPVKVITVRGTNFAPAAASGGSGAIEQAPAGDYKQSLTEFVSQELTKSDRPELTGAKVIVSGGRGLKSGDNFKLLYDLADKFGAAVGASRAAVDAGYVPNDLQIGQTGKIVAPDLYIAVGISGAIQHLAGMKDSKTIVAINKDPEAPIFQVADIGLVADLFKAVPEMTGKL, via the exons ATGTTTGCCACAAATACAGCAGTACGTGGTCTATTGCGTACCAGCGTT ttGCACCGATGCAAGAGTACCCTGGTAGTTGCAGAACATAACAATGAGGTTCTGAATCCAATCACCTTAAATACGATAACTGCCGCAAAGAAGATCGGTGGTGACGTCACAGTCTTAGTGGCAGGCACAAAGTGTGGACCC GCCTCCGAGGCTGTCGCTAAGGTTGAAGGTGTTGGAAAAGTGCTGGTAGCAGAAAATGAAGCTTTCAAAGGTTTTACAGCAGAATCACTAACTCCTCTGGTCTTGGCTGCACAAAACCAATTCAAATTCACACATATTTTGGCTGGTGCGACAGCTTTTGGCAAAAACGTATTGCCCCGTGTAGCAGCCAAATTAGATGTATCACCCATTTCGGAGATCATTGATGTTCAGAGTGAAGACACTTTTGTACGTACCATTTATGCTGGCAATGCCATACTTACCCTACGCTCCAAAGATCCCGTCAAAGTCATCACTGTACGAGGCACAAACTTTGCCCCTGCTGCTGCTTCGGGTGGAAGTGGTGCCATTGAACAAGCCCCCGCCGGTGACTACAAACAGAGTTTGACCGAGTTTGTTAGCCAAGAATTGACCAAGTCAGATCGCCCCGAATTGACGGGTGCCAAAGTTATCGTTTCCGGTGGTCGTGGCTTGAAATCTGGCGACAATTTCAAATTATTGTACGATCTTGCTGATAAATTTGGGGCCGCTGTGGGTGCCTCTCGTGCCGCAGTAGATGCTGGCTATGTACCCAATGATTTACAAATTGGTCAGACTGGCAAAATTGTTGCACCCGACCTATACATTGCCGTTGGTATCTCTGGCGCCATTCAACATTTGGCTGGTATGAAGGATTCAAAAACTATTGTAGCAATTAACAAGGATCCTGAAGCTCCCATCTTCCAAGTTGCCGATATTGGTCTGGTGGCCGATTTATTCAAAGCTGTCCCAGAAATGACTGGAAAGTTGTAA
- the Plekhm1 gene encoding pleckstrin homology and RUN domain containing M1: MSSLFRSFSATKREGAVKDAILDALQENVREIEYDVKDKQEPLELCESTSSLSTSIEAIFLHGLKDSFLWQTLNVITEIERRPEPSFWSPIMVFLHKEVIEQIMSLSQLTSEIGQCRAWIRLSLNEGLISSYLNNMNKNSSSLNPYYKKYALMKDTVRLERAVKYLNAVENAAQFQLPFNSSLLNQWPDYSLQLSGLWTPTLKSCPISSGLDVVGSLVEETMAIPMPQPLCTNELFSESISNSPFRRSTNFPVEELNTRMNIDLFLQKVDEMEEDDESKEIQDTAQVSSETTKRHTENQENILEPTPSGSNSLSNLMQKSWCSEVTSLDIPSSPNDDNSLKFQRSLSLTSSVSSLRSPAPDRYSYNTLLRKHERQCQVDWTEVWETFLLQNAGGQSISQTTLNNCDDDCESNKSDFEVVSGGPLEKFDITELQEMVEQLCKLAREPGLDGQGFLCKSCQHPLGIGYSNFSVCAFSGYYFCDNCMDIEPVIIPAKIIYNWDFRKYFVSKKAASFLAEFRTQPFIDLKLLNPDIYNASEGMAELQALRIRLNFIRAYLCTCSPKSFEQLQCLFFGKEYLYEHIHQYSIGDLGMIQRGLLFQLLQKAFKIGEAHILKCPLCSLKGFICEICNGPRILYPFHIETTYRCSTCGAVFHSDCLNEKQPCPKCERQRKRSVLSQESKNIASE; the protein is encoded by the exons ATGAGCTCTCTGTTTCGTTCTTTTTCGGCTACAAAACGAGAAGGGGCTGTTAAAGATGCTATCCTAGATGCTCTGCAGGAAAATGTCAGAGAAATCGAATACGATGTAAAGGACAAGCAGG AACCACTAGAACTATGTGAAAGCACTAGCAGCTTGTCAACTTCAATTGAGGCGATTTTTTTACATGGCCTCAAAGATTCTTTTCTATGGCAGACCTTGAATGTAATAACTGAGATTGAACGACGACCAGAACCATCATTTTGGTCACCCATAATGGTTTTTCTCCACAAAGAAGTTATTGAACAG ATAATGAGTTTGTCCCAATTAACTTCAGAAATAGGACAATGTCGGGCCTGGATTCGTTTATCCCTAAATGAAGGATTGATCTCATCATACCTCAATAATATGAACAAAAATTCATCTTCTCTCAATCCATACTATAAAAAATATGCCCTTATGAAAGACACAGTACGTTTGGAGAGGGCCGTTAAGTACTTGAATGCAGTAGAAAACGCAGCCCAATTTCAATTACCCTTTAATTCAAGCCTATTGAACCAATGGCCCGATTATTCTCTACAGTTATCGGGGTTGTGGACTCCAACATTGAAATCATGTCCTATATCAAGCGGCTTAGATGTTGTTGGCTCTTTGGTTGAGGAAACAATGGCAATACCAATGCCCCAACCTCTGTGCACAAATGAATTATTTTCTGAATCAATTTCAAATAGTCCATTTCGAAGAAGTACTAATTTCCCCGTTGAAGAATTGAATACTAGAATGAATATTGACCTATTCTTGCAAAAAGTGGATGAAATGGAAGAAGATGATGAATCGAAGGAAATTCAAGATACGGCACAAGTATCGTCTGAGACAACTAAGAGGCACACTgaaaatcaagaaaatattttagagcCTACTCCTAGTGGCAGTAATTCTCTAAGCAATCTCATGCAGAAATCATGGTGCTCAGAAGTAACCTCTTTGGATATACCTTCTTCACCTAATGACGACAATTCATTAAAGTTTCAACGGTCTCTTAGCCTGACAAGTTCAGTAAGTTCCTTGCGTTCTCCAGCTCCAGATAGGTATAGTTATAACACATTATTGAGAAAACATGAGCGCCAGTGCCAGGTGGACTGGACCGAAGTTTGGGAaacatttttgctacaaaatgCAGGAGGACAAAGCATATCGCAAACAACACTCAATAACTGCGACGATGACTGCGAATCGAACAAATCCGATTTTGAAGTTGTGTCTGGGGGACCCTTGGAAAAATTTGACATTACAGAATTACAGGAAATGGTAGAGCAGTTATGTAAATTGGCTCGTGAGCCCGGCCTCGATGGGCAAGGTTTCTTGTGTAAATCTTGCCAGCATCCTCTAGGTATTGGCTACTCAAATTTTAG tgtTTGTGCATTTAGtggctattatttttgtgacaaCTGCATGGATATTGAGCCTGTCATAATAccagcaaaaattatttacaattggGATTTTCGCAAGTATTTTGTCTCAAAAAAAGCGGCCTCTTTTCTAGCAGAATTTCGCACGCAACCTTTTATAGATCTTAAG CTCTTAAATCCGGATATTTACAATGCTTCAGAAGGAATGGCAGAACTACAGGCTCTTCGAATACGCCTCAATTTCATAAGAGCTTATTTATGTACATGTAGCCCAAAAAGTTTTGAGCAATTGCAATGCTTATTCTTTGGCAAAGAATATTTGTACGAACATATTCACCAGTATTCAATAGGCGATTTGGGAATGATACAACGTGGTTTACTTTTTCAATTACTTCAAAAGGCTTTTAAAATTGGCGAAGCTCATATATTGAAATGTCCCCTATGTAGCTTGAAGGGATTCATATGTGAGATATGTAATGGACCACGAATTTTATATCCTTTTCACATAGAAACCACATATAGG TGTTCCACTTGTGGTGCAGTTTTTCATTCagattgtttgaatgaaaaacaaCCATGTCCCAAATGTGAACGACAGCGGAAACGTTCTGTATTGAGCCAGGAAAGTAAAAATATTGCATCTgaataa